GCATTTGGGTTATGTGCCAGAGTCACAGCTTACTGTCACAGTGAAGAAGGGTTTATGCTAAACCTTCACAATTCTCCCTTGCTGTGAGACCAGGGGCAAAGTCTGGCTGAGGCTAGAAAATCAGACTAATCTCTGGAATAGCCCTTTCTTTATGTTTACCTTAAGTTTTTCCTTATTAATACTGTATTCAGCTAACTAAACCCAACATCCTTATTCCATAAGTTTTATTAAAGAACCATAAACTTCTGTCTAGTCTtacataatatttgaaaatttgggTTTGAACCTTGCaaatctcttctctctctgaaACCTGATGTTCATTATGGGATGGCAAAAATGAGGTATTTGTGCTTGAAGCCATGAATGGTAAAATCTTCTCGAATGCATTCATTTCTGATTCCCCTTTCTTTCTGAGCACTCAGAAAGAGTTGGTTAGGTCAGGTCATATGACTAGGTCTGTGAGTGGAAGAGTCACTTATGAACTGTAAATGGAACGGTCACTTATGGGCTAAAACATTTCATTGCTTGCATGAGACCCTCCAGTCCTCTATTCCCTGCCCCAGTAATTACAGAGAAGGCTTCAAGTTGAGGGGATAGAGCCAGAAGATGAATGGCTATATTGCTGCATAGAGAAGTGTTACATTGTGAAGTTTCCCAGACACTGCAAGTAACATTACACAAATGAGAAATCTTTGTTGTGTCAATCCACTGTGACTTGGGGgttatttgttactgcagcacaaCTTAGCCTATTCTGACTAATAAATCACCTTGGGACttggcattttattttcatgtggtATCATATATTGGGACATGGCATTTTATTTTCACgtggtattattttaaattatctgctATTGTACTATAGCTCTTTTTCTGACCTTTATTTATTACAAacttattgaggtataattgatacagTGAATAGTACATCTTTAAAGTGTGTAATCTGATGACTTTTGACATATCTATGTGCTGGTGAAACCATCATCACAGTTAAGATAAGAAACATATTCATCACcccaaatgttcctttttctttctttgtttcttctaaaataaaatgggatacatgtgtagaacatgcaggtttgctacatgagtatgcgtgtgccatggtggtttgctgcacctattgacccatcctctaagttctcTCCTCTCAACCCCcaacaggccttggtgtgtgctgttctcttctctgtgtcaatgtgttctcaatgttcaacttccacttataagtgagaacatgcagtgtttgattttctgttcctgtgttagtttgctaaggacgatggcttccagcttcatccatgtccctgcaaaggacgtgatctcattcatttttatggatgtgtagtattctatggtatgtatgtgccacattttctttatccagcctgtctctgatggacatttgggttgcttccaagtctttgctattgtaaatagtgcagtaataaacatacatgtgcgtgtatctttttagtagatttatttatattcctttgggtatatacccagtaatgggattcctgggtcagatggtatttctggttctagatccttgaggaatcgccatattatcttccacagtggttgaactaatttacattcctaccaacagtataaaaatgttcctatttctccacatcctcaccagcatctattgtttcttgactttttaataatcaccattctgattggcatgagatagtatctcattgtggttttgatttgcatttctctgatgatcagtgatgttgagttttatttcatgtgtttgttggctgtgtaagtgtcttcttttgagaagtatctgttcatatcctttgcccactttttgatggggttgttttttccttgtaaataagtttaagttccttgtaaattctggaaattagacttttgtcagatgggtagattgcagaaattttctccaattctgtaggttgcctgttcattctgatagtttcttttgctatgcagaagctctttagtttagttagattccatttgtcaattttagctttggTTGCAAGTGCTTTTGGCATTtaagtcatgaagtctttgcccatgcctatgtcctgaatggtatttcctaggttttcttctagggtttttatggttttgggttttacatgtaagtatttaatccatcttgagttaatttttgtataaggtgtaaggaaggggtccagtttcagttttctgcatatgtctagccagtttttccagcaccatttactgaataggcgatcctttccccattgcttgtttttgtcaggtttgttgaaaatcagatggttgtagatgtgtgatgttatttctgaggtctctattctgctccttggtctatatgtctgttttggtaccagtaccatgctgttttggttactgtagccttatagtatagtttgaagtcagatagtgtgatgcctccagctttgttcttcttgcttaggattgtcttggctatacatggtcttctttgattccatatgaaatttaagatggatttttctcattctgtgaaaaatgtcaatggtaATTTGATGGGAatatattgaatctgtaaattactttgggcagtatggttattttcatgatattgattcttcctatccatgataatggaaagtttttccatttgtttgtgtcctctcttatttccttcagcagcggtttgtagttctccttgaagagatcctacACATCTCTtgttagctgtgttcctaggtattttattttctttgtagtgattgtaaatgggagttcgctaatgatttggctctctgcttgcctattattggtataaaggaatgcttgtgattttgcacattgattttgtatcctgaaattttgctgaagttgcttatcagttccagaagttttggggctgagatgacggggttttgtaaatataaaatcatgtcatctgcaaacagagacaatatgacttcctctcttcctatttgagtatcctttatttctttctgttgcctgattaccctggccagaacttccaatactatgttgaataggagtggtgagagagggcatccttgtcttgtacaggttttcaaagggaatgcttccagcttttgcccattcaatatgatattagctgtgggtttgtaataaatagctgtgcaaataaactagaaaatctagaagaaatggataaattcctggatgcataaaacctaccaagactaaaccaggaagaagatgaatccctgaatagaccaataacaagttctgaaattgaggcaaccaaaaaaagcccaggaccagacaaattcacagctgaattctactagaaaaacaaagaggagctggtattattccttctgaaactattccaaacaagtgaaaaggagggactcctccctaactcattttgtgaagccagcatcatcctgatacccaaacctggaagagacacaacaacaaaaagaaaacttcagaccgatatccctgataaacattgatgcgaaaatccttagtaaaatactggcaaactgaattccgcagcacatcaaaaaacttacccacgatgatcaagttggcttcatccttgggagcaagcctggttcaacatacacaaatcaataaacataatccatcacacaaacagaaccaaagacaaaaaacacatgattatctcaacagatgcagaaaaggcctttaataaaattcaacatcccttcatgttaaaaactctcagtaaactaggtattgatggaacatatcacTCCATAACTTTCATTGTGTTCCTTTTcaaccccttcctctctctcccattCCTACACCCCCAATCCCAACCATTGATCTTCTCTGTCACTATACATTTTAAAGGATTTTGTATATACAGAATATTGCTCtatttgctctttttttggtttggcttctttcactcagcataattatttgaaGACATATCTATGGTGTTGCATGTACCAATAGTTCATTGCTTTTAATTTCAGGGTAGCATTCTATCATATGGATGTACCACCATTTGTATACTCATTCACTGTTAATGgatatttgaattgtttctagtttttggctattcAAAAtaagctactataaacattcgTGTGCAAGCCTTTATAAGAcatattcttttgtttctcttgggtaaatacttacTAGTGGAGTGGTTGAGTCACATGTTAGGACTTTGTTTAACTTTTGAGAAACCACCTAAAGATTTTCCAAAGGGTTTGTACCATTCTACTTTTTCACCATTCGTCtatgataattcttttttttttttttttttttttgagacggagtctcgctctgtcacccgggctggagtgcagtggccggatctcagctcactgcaagctctgcctcctgggtttacgccattctcctgcctcagcctcccgagtagctgggactacaggcgcctgccacctcgcccggctagttttttgtattttttagtagagacggggtttcaccatgttagccaggatggtctcgatctcctgacctcgtgatccgcctgtctcggcctcccaaagtgctgggattatcatCTATGAGAATTCTAATTGCTCTACATCCTTGCAGTGCTTGTATGATCTGAACTTCACCTTTGGTTAAATGATTACAGTGCCTCAAGTGTGCAGCTTTGTTCCCAATGTCATCAGCTCACGTTCTCGATACTTCTTGTAACAGTCTCTTAACTGACACTCCTCCTTCAGATACATCTAAGTTGTCAGGTAGGAACTCTGTGaacttcctcccacctcccataAACTTAGATCTATCAGTACCAATTATTCCCACCTTGCCTCCTGTCAGAGCAGGGGAACTGTGTCCCCACCTCCTCCTGTATATACTCCTCCTCTTTACTCTGACACTGTGTCCTGGACCCCATCCTCCTCCTGTCATACCTGGCTCTGTCAGCCATCTTTCCCCTCTCCTGTTTTCGGTGTTTCCAGTTATGTGGTGCTTTTCCCTCAGTCTAAAAGTGAGAAAGATTATCTTGTGACCTTGTATTTCCCTCTAGACACTATCTCTCTCCTTCCATTTAAAGctaaatttattgaaaaacatgaaaattccCATTTTCTCCTCAATTCACTCAATCTAGTTTTCATCCTACTCTCCATGGAAGCTACTCTCTCTGAAGCCACCAATGACCACCATGTTCCTAAATTGAACCCTTGCCAATACCTATCTTACTTGATGTCTTGTCAGCCTTTACACACTTAATCACATCCTCTCACCTTCTCAAGCTCTCACTGGATTCCACTTCTAGGTCtcctttcccctttttcttttcttcattctactTCCATATGTTACTGGTCCCAGACTGTGACCTTGGCCTCTTCCCATTTCCTCCCATAGCTTCACTTCCACTGTAAGGTCAATGACTACAGAAATTATGTCTCCATTCCAAGCATCCTTGGGAGCTTcaaagtataaaagataaaataacattGAGCTCCAAAGCCACAGGGCCACTTGATATCTCACAGATCCTGAAATTCAATACATAGAAAGCTTGACTCATTTTTCTCTTACTCAAATCTTCCTCTCCCTCTATGCTTCCATTTCAGTGAATTCACCCAGTTTAACACTCTTGACTTCTAAACTGTTCTTCAGCCCCTACAATCACTCATGGAGTCTGAAACACTCTACTTCTTTGAGATCTCTTGAGTTCATCTCCTCCCCAGCCCTCTGCCCTGCTTAACTCACACTGTTATCACCTCTCACTTGCATTAAGAGGCTGCAAACAGCCTCCCAAATGGTCTTTGGGTTCCAGTCTTTTCCATCTACATCCATTGTCAGTGTAGCTCTTTGTGCTCTGGTTCCTTCTGTCTCTCCAGATTCATCTCCTGCCACCTACTCCCTGGTCTCTATATCTTATTCACTCCAGCCATGCTGAATGGCCTGCATTTCTCTGAGTGGCCTATGCTTTTGTGCTTCCTGTTACCCTCTTGGCCTAGAACACCGCCCCCTTCAATGCCTTTGCCTTGAAAATTGCTTTTGTTCTTCTAGACTCAGCCTGGTGTTTCCTCCAGAGTGGAGACCTGCACATTTTCCTGACATTCCTATTGGATCCTTTCCTATTCTGTGCATACTTCTGTTGTCATACTTTTCATTAGTACTCTTCTCAGAGTTGTATCTGTTGCCTTATATggcatttcactccagcctgggtgacagagagagattctgtctcaaaaaatttttttaattgattaattaaaataaaataaaagaaaagaaaataaagaactccTGATGGGTTTATGCCTAGATCTGGAGAGTAGTCAAGGAGCAACTGTTTGTGTGGGTGAGACACTGTGTAGACAGTGGGCTGATAGGCACAAAAACTGAAAGTGGGAGACAAGACAGGAGGCTGCTATAGTAATTCAGGCAAGAGATCATGAGAGTGGTGTGGATGGTGAGAAGTGTCTGGATTCTGGATATTCTTTGAAGGTAAAGGCAACAGGCTGACACATTGATTGTGAGGTATGAGAGAAATAGAAGGGAAAGTGTGAGTCTAAGGTTTCTGACCTGAACACCTAGAAAGATGACATTTTTGTTAACTTACACATAAGGGATAAAGATCAGGTTTGAGGGTGAAGATCAGTGGTccaattttaaatgtgttaaatttAGGATGCCCATTAGACAACAAAGTGGGTAAGTAATTAGCTGTTTGAGTGAGTCTTGCCTTTCTCCAAGACTGTATGTTTGAATGTAtatacttactatgtacccacaaaaaaaaataaataaagaaagaaatttaaagaatttttttaaaagactatgttTCTAGCCACTAGCATAGGATCTTGCAGTAGGTAATTCTTAATTAATATTTGATAGGTCAAATGAATATGTGACTTTCTTCTGTGGAAATGTTTCAAGATATTCccacagttttatattttcatattcctAGGTTGGTTAATATTAAGCCTGCTGATATTACACAGCCTGGTCAACTGTGTAAGCTGGCATTAGTAAAAACTTGATTGTTTAGTATCTTCTTACACTTGGCTCTCTCAAACATTTTGATTAGGACCAGGGCTGGTATTGAATATTAATAAGTACATTGAAGACAGATCCATGGTTTGTGTCTTATTATTCTAGTGTTGAACTTTCTTAATGTGATGATTgcaagaaatttttttctctgtgagtataaaagataaaataatattgacTTCTTTGTTCTACTTCTGAAATTATACTGTTTTCCCCATCACAGATGGGAAAGTTGACAGCAAGAGCTTTTACATTTTCGTTCACTTGAATGCTTTCCAGATGATAATAGGACCTGAATCAGTGTCTGGTGATGCTGAAGAGTCTATGATGGTTAAtactttagaaaattttaatttgatgAGTTGGCAATAGTGCTGATCTTCCCTGATTTGAATTTATAGACAGTGTAAAACTCTACATCTATAAAATGTAGTGTGTTTTATAGCGTTGAAAAGGTCACAGTTCTGCTGTGAGTTGCTGGAGACTAGATTGCTCATACATTTTCTCTTGTCCCTTCTACAGTCAggcttttttcctctctttcctgaAGCTTTTCTTGTGAAGTTCACCAAAGACATTCACATGACATCATCTGtagccattttttaaagttctcattTTACTAACTCTCTCAGCTGCATTTGAGCCGGTTGACTACTTCTTCCCTACAcgcttttttctttattttttgggtCACTATGCTCTTGGTTTCCTCCCATCTCACTGatcacttttctttctcccttgctggatcctcaatttcttcttgatttctaAATGCTTCCGTTTCCTGGGGCTCAGTCCTTGgccctcttctcttttctgtctacGGGTACTAGTGAAGTGACCCCTTCTAGACCCACGGCTTTACGTACTACCTATATGTTGATAAGTCCCTAATTCATTTGTCCTGCTTAGACCTTTGTCCTGAATTCCAGATATGCATagctaacctctctgtgcctccatttcctcagctAAAAAGTGGAGCAACAAGAGTACTGAGCTCACAGCGTTTGTGCTGGATAGTCTCTGTTTGCACTAGCAGGTCTACTTCTCACCCTTCTCTATCTGCTCAGTGCCCAGAGAAGCTGATCTGTGTGGCCTGCACCAAAGAGTTGTCTTGCTGTCTGGCTTCTGACTGAGTTTAGTTAATGGAAGCCTCCATCAAGAGGTGGGACAGAGGGAAGAGAGTAATTTATTCTCCCAGATCTCTCCCTATCAAGCCCTAGGTTGGTTGTTGCTGCTTTCCTCTGTTGAAGGCCATAGCTCCTGCTGGACAGCCAAGACCTAAAGCCCTCTCTCCTGGTTCCAGTAATTactctctcttcttcccccttCTCGCAGCCCTGCTGGTGCTAGCTCTGGGGGCATTTCACCATTCCTTGTTGATTTCCCTTAACATTCTCACACTTTTATAAATAGTCTCCTCATTAAACTCTCCTCAGTCACCTCGTTTGAGTGTGCCATTTGCCTCCTGCTGAGACGTAACTAGTTTGGAATTAAATAAAGGTGGTGATTAAATAAGCTAATATTTGTAAAGGGTTTAgagcagtgtctggcatatagtagtgCTATAGAAGtgtttgtgaaataaataaatgaattaacttCACACGTGAGCGCTCTCTAGGTATTTAaaactaactttttaaatttgccACCCTTCATGTATTAGTCAgcattcttcagagaaacaggaCCAATAGGGTGTATATGTACATAGATATATCCTACCCATcggatgtgcatgtgtgtgtgtgtgtgcacatatgtgcacaTGAAGACATTTATTCTAAGGAATAGTTcaatgattatggaggctgacagGTCCAAAATCTGCAAGGTGGGCCAGGAGGCTGAAGACCCAGGGAAGTTGACGCTGTAGTTCCAGTCTCAAGACCATCTTCCATAGAACCAGGAAAAGCCAATGTTGCAAGTGGAATCCAAGGGAAACCCACTGAAGACTTCTTTCTTGCCTGGGGGAGGCCAAgatttttgttctgttcaggccttCAAATGATCAAAatgtgtttgaccaaatatctaggCACCCTATTGTCTggccaaattgacacataaaattaatcatcacacttCCGAATGTACTCCCCCCAACCTTCAGTTTTTCCTTGCTCACTAAAGACCTCTGCATTCCCTCATTTGATGAattctgaacatttttctttcatgccCCACCTCCCATCTATCCTTCAACACATTTCTAGAACCTACTACTTCTCACCATCTCCACCACTGCCATTGTGCTCCAAGCCACTGTCATTTCTCGTGGGGATTATGTTTATAAACCCCTATCTCCTGCTCTCACTCTGACCCTCCTAGAGACTATTTTCAACAGGATAGctagagtgatttttaaaaaataaatatcatatcATGTCACTCAGGGTCAAAGCCCAAGTCCCTGTAGTGGCTTGTGAAGTTTGAGATAATCATATCCCAGGTCCTCCAAGTTAACAGCAAgcctctcttcctcttgctcagtTTGTCTGGCCTCGTTGacctccttgctgttccttgaaCTTGACGGCCATGCTCCCACCTAGAAGCCTTCACACTTGCTGCTTCCTCTGTCTGGAAAGCTCTTCCCTTGCATGCTCATGCATCTCACTCTCCCTTCACTGAGCTTTCCTCCTAGATGTTATCTCCTCAGAGAGATCTTCCCTGGCCACCCTAACTGGAGCACCCTATCCCTCatcctcctttattttctttgttagcaTTTATCCTAACATgacattatatatttgtttgtttgattgtagGCCATCTTCCCCACTAGAAGGTAGCACTATGGAGTTCGAgacttcttgtctttttttttttttttttttcacttccatGTTCCAATCCCTGGAATTGTGTCTCAGAACTCAATTGTAGTAGGATAGTGGGAACTCAATAAATTTTCTCCTGTGTATTTTCCTAAGGCCTAAGAGTAGTAACGACTTGTGCTGGTGTGCATATTAATTCAAGAGGGTTCAGAGCGTGCTCTCACGTGTTCTCCAATTTATCCTCACATCATCCtataagaagggaaggaggggaatcATCATGACTCATACCTATCAgtggaatgggaatgtttagtGCTTAAGGATTTTAGTGCCCTCTTTTGAAGATGAGAGTACCTCAAGAGAGGATACTGGATATACTTTTGTGTACCTCATGAGATTGGAGATACATATACTGGAATTCTGTCTTggaagaatttattcattttaccaGCCTGTGCATTTTACTACAAGATCTGGCGAGCAACAATGTAGTAAGTCAACatgaattttaaacatttaaaattcttgCCATATTGGAAAAATTACAACTGAAAGTTGTGGTTTCAGGATTCACAACTGCACAGGGAATGAGAGGAAGACATCCTCAGATACTTGTTTTTGAAACCCAGTAACCAAGGGAGTAGATTAACTCTCACAGATAACACCAGTAACCCTTTGTTGTCCTGTGAATactgttacatgagtatatttcTCCCTTCCTGCACCCTCCCTCCCCAACCACAATGATATAAATTTGGTATTCCAGTGAAAGTTTATGAACAATGTGCAAATGCATATGCTTTTTTACATTAAGGTTTTCTCAGGAGAATAATGCTACATAATAAACTTGCAATttcaaagatatggaaccaacctatgTGCCCTTCAACCAagggttggataaagaaaagactatatatatatggatgtactatggaatactactcagtcataaaaagcagtgaaataatgtcttttgcagcaacctggatggagctggaggccattattctaagtgaagtaactcaagaatgaaaaaccaaataccatatgatctcctttataagtgggagctaagctatgaggacacaaaacCACACAGAGTGATACAATGGACTGTGGGGACTTGGAGTGGGGAGAGgttgggagggaggtgagggataaaagattatatatcaggtacagtgtacactgctcaggtgacaggtgcacaaAAATCTCGGAATTCACTACTAAAGAACTcatctatgtaaccaaaaaccacgtGTACCCTCAaatctattgaaattttaaaaacttaagacaATAAATAAAGTAAGCTGCATGctgtggcatgcctgtagtcccagctactaggaaggctaaggcaggatttcttgggcccaggagttcaagacttcactgagctatgattgtgccactgcattcaggcctgggcgacagagtgagactatctggaacaaacaagagaaagaaagcaagcaagagaaagcaagaaagcaagcgaacaagaaagaaaggaaataaagacacTCATACACTTATAATTCAGCTCTCTAATAGTAATTCTATAGTCAGTCACATACCCCAAATTACATTCTTGTAATGGGTTTATTCGTGTACAAAATATGTTGTAATTTGTTGATGCATGTGCAGCAAAATATTCTATCACATACAACAAAAATACACCTTTTACTCCCTTTTCCCTGCCCTTGAAAATGGCAACACTGTTTTGGCAGTTCAGCAGCTAAAAATAAAGTGCTATAATTAAGCAGTATTGGAATGTCTTCGTTTGACAAATGTGATGTACAATTTGAGTATACAATcatatctttttcttgttttttcacaGAATAGGAAGCTCCACATCCTGAACACCTCCAGAAgatacaaatatttgtatatatatgtacacatgtatacactGTATATGTAAAGTGCCAACAAGCCTCTTTGTCCTTGTGAGtttgttgaatttttctttaGTCCCTTTTTCTTTCCACAGTCAGACTCACACCATTGGGATCTCAGAGTTCATCAGCAGGCACCAAGCTTACCAAAGGCTGGCTTGTTGGGGGTGTGGTGTTGGTGAGAGGACACGGAGCGAGCCCTTCAGACCTCACTGGGGGACCTGGAACGAAAGGGCACTTTGGACTGGAAACAGCCACAAAACAGGAGCCACAGGGCGCGCTGAATCTCCTGGTTGCGGAAGGCATAGATGATGGGATTGATCATGGAGTTGTAGGTGGCGGGCAGCAGGGTGGCGTAAGTGTAGACCGCCGGGTCGTCGTGGCTGCCCACCACGCAATAGATGGCGAAGGGCAACCAGCTGGCGCCGAAAGTGCCCAGCACAACAGCCAGCGTACCCACACCTTTTCTGGTGGCGGCGAGGTGGGGTGGCGCCAGGCAGTGCTGCTGCAGCGCGATCTGGTGCGCGTGGCGCCAGACCACCTGGCAGATGCGCACGTACAGGTGCAGCATGATGCCGAAGACCATGAAGAAGGCAGCGGAGAGCAGCGCCACGTGGCTGCGCGCCAGCGGGCGCACCACGCTGCAGGCGGCGCGCTCTGCCAGGCAGTTCCAGCCCAGCACGGGCAGCAGCCCCAGGCCTAGGGACACGGTCCAGGTGGCGGCAAGCAGGAGGTGCACGCCCAACAGGGTCCGGCGCGAGTAATAGGTAAGCGCGTTATACAGGGACAGGTAGCGGTCCACCGTAATGGCCAGCAGGCTGCTGACAGAGGCGGCGAAGGAAGCCACGAGGAAGCCCACCGTGAGCAGACTCACAGTCTCCGAGGGCACCACGTACTGGAACACAAAGTGCAAGATGAGGCCACAGCCCGCCAGCAGGTCAGCGGTGGCCAGACTGCCCACCAGCACGAACATGGGCGTGCGCAGCGCCGGAGTGGACGCGATGAGCGCCACCACCAGCGCATTTTCTCCAGCGATCACTGTCCCCGACACGCACAGGAGCACGTCCCACGGATTCACCGCTGGCAGCAGGAGTCCCGGTGGCCCAGCCGACAGCTGCGAGGACAGCTCCAGAGACCCATTAGCTCCGCCGCCGGCTCCCAGAGCCGCCGCAGCAGGGGGTCCCCATTCGCCGGTGTCCGGCCCCCCTGCTGCTGTGGCCGCCGCCGTCGCTCCTTCGGCCGCCACTACCACCACCTGGGAGTCGTTGAGCGAGGCGGCACTCGCGTTCATTGCGGCCGGATTTGCACCCTGCATAGGGAGGGAGTGCAGGCGTCAGGTGTACCTTTCAGGCTGCCAGGAAACTTTCCCACGCATAGAGCCTCCTCTCGCATTGCTCCACTTGAGTTGCCCACCCCACCCTGGGACCCCAGAGCAAATCGGGGAATCATGGGTTAAGTGAGATCCCAAAATAAATACCTGTTGAGTAAGTGAGTGAGTGAAATACCCATGCGGACTTCTGAGTTTTTGCACAGATATACACCAGGACAACATGCACTCACATGCACACGGATCAGTTCTCCAAGGATGGCTGTATTTGCACACGCATACGAGTGCACCAGCTAGGAGTGTCATCCTAGGAGAGTGCCGCCCGGGTTGTGGCGGCGCGACCAGGACATTTCCAGGGAGCTGGGCAGTAGATACGCTGTCCGTGGTGCTGAAAGCGAAGTTTCTGCCATTGCGAAGCTTGGAGA
This is a stretch of genomic DNA from Rhinopithecus roxellana isolate Shanxi Qingling chromosome 4, ASM756505v1, whole genome shotgun sequence. It encodes these proteins:
- the GPR6 gene encoding G-protein coupled receptor 6 isoform X2 produces the protein MNASAASLNDSQVVVVAAEGATAAATAAGGPDTGEWGPPAAAALGAGGGANGSLELSSQLSAGPPGLLLPAVNPWDVLLCVSGTVIAGENALVVALIASTPALRTPMFVLVGSLATADLLAGCGLILHFVFQYVVPSETVSLLTVGFLVASFAASVSSLLAITVDRYLSLYNALTYYSRRTLLGVHLLLAATWTVSLGLGLLPVLGWNCLAERAACSVVRPLARSHVALLSAAFFMVFGIMLHLYVRICQVVWRHAHQIALQQHCLAPPHLAATRKGVGTLAVVLGTFGASWLPFAIYCVVGSHDDPAVYTYATLLPATYNSMINPIIYAFRNQEIQRALWLLFCGCFQSKVPFRSRSPSEV
- the GPR6 gene encoding G-protein coupled receptor 6 isoform X1; this translates as MTLLAGALVCVCKYSHPWRTDPCACECMLSWCISVQKLRSPHGYFTHSLTQQGANPAAMNASAASLNDSQVVVVAAEGATAAATAAGGPDTGEWGPPAAAALGAGGGANGSLELSSQLSAGPPGLLLPAVNPWDVLLCVSGTVIAGENALVVALIASTPALRTPMFVLVGSLATADLLAGCGLILHFVFQYVVPSETVSLLTVGFLVASFAASVSSLLAITVDRYLSLYNALTYYSRRTLLGVHLLLAATWTVSLGLGLLPVLGWNCLAERAACSVVRPLARSHVALLSAAFFMVFGIMLHLYVRICQVVWRHAHQIALQQHCLAPPHLAATRKGVGTLAVVLGTFGASWLPFAIYCVVGSHDDPAVYTYATLLPATYNSMINPIIYAFRNQEIQRALWLLFCGCFQSKVPFRSRSPSEV